The Rosa chinensis cultivar Old Blush chromosome 7, RchiOBHm-V2, whole genome shotgun sequence DNA segment GGGTAACCTGTTTAATAAATaagttgagtttgagtttaaatttttgacacgattattataTGGGTTGAGTTTTAGTTTGTCTCTTATTACTCGATAAATATCTTGACCAAACACGACTCAATTCATTAGCCCTAGCTAATAGGGATATGAGAGTTAAAATCTCTCACAATATCTTGTTAGATAATGATGTATCGCTAGTATCAAAACTTATTGCCATTTATGTGAAATTGAGTTTATAAATTAAGGCCATAAATCCTAATCAACCATTAATCATGCACCGGAAAAATGGAAACAAAGCCCTCATTACCCTCATTATGAAAAAAATCCCAAAAATCATCCTcgtttttcttgattttagaAACGTAAAATCATAGTAGTTTTTATTAATTAGGGATAGTGGGGTGGTATAAGGTCCCAGTCTGGAACGCTCAGATTTGGCTTTTGAATCAACATGAGGCCTTAGTGGCCAGCTAGTGGATGCTTTAATGCCTCGTGGCGTTCGGAAAGGATTAGTCCAGCTCTAATGggataccccccccccccccccccccccccggcgaAAAATATGTGTGCTGCTAACTATCTAACGCTAACCTCCcccaataaataaaaaaaaaaaaaaaaaagtaagttcAAATGAGTTTTGGTGGACCCATTTATGGGTTTCCATGCGTTAATTATTTAATCTGTAATGACGTCTCCTAACGACAGGCCACGAAAATGACCCCAAAGCCATATCTTTAATTTTAGCCATAATTAACaatgataaaaaaatattaaaaaaactcAGCGATaatgttctgtattgaagacaaCAACATATATACCTGGTCTTGATGATGACGATGAGTCCCTTTTGACAGTGAATTACCGAAAGACGGAGCTATGGAGTTGCCGTCACCAGCGCCGCCGCGTTGTTCTGTTTCATCTCGGACACTATCCGATGAACCTTTCATTTGCACCATATgcatatgagagagagagacttaaaCTAATTtgcaggtgagagagagagagagacttaaaCTAATTTGTAGGTGatgaaagaagagagaggggaAAGGGAAGGGTCATCCAATACAAAACAAATAGCAAAAGCTATAACGTTTAatatacatttttatttttctgatcaAATAACGTTTACTATACATGAATATGAAGGCTTcattacttttttatttatttatttttttaaggaaagatCGAAAATTAGTTTTAGATGAAAGGAACTTTTATCTCACTCTCTATTAATATGTAGCTGCCTATGAATGAAAATTGGGTTGTTATATAAGTAGTAGGCATGCACAATTCATGTGTTTCTATACACTAGTTGAGTAGTTATATAAGTAGTAGGGTTTGGACTATTGGTCTATGGAAACACACGAATTGTGTGCATGCCTACTCCTTATATAACAATCTCATTTTCTCCAACCCCACACTTTTTCCTCtttcttgctttttttttttaaacaaaataagtCATCCAATTAATACAGTTTAAAAAGTAGTATTTAATTAATGATCCGCTTTTGAAGAAATATCAGAATGAATCATCATTTGAATTACCTTGCCGGCCGTCTACgtgctttgctagggttgtgaaACTTAGagtttctttcaatttttcttcgATCAAGTGATGGAGGAAGACATGGCTTCTAGGTTGGCAGCAGCGTTGACTCTCATGGAGGAGGCAATGGTTAACTTTGGGGAGGTAGGCGCAAAGGAAAAAGGAGGATGAGAAGAGGTTGCCAGGCACCATCTCGGCTATCTGGGGCTTGGACAATGATTGGCTATATCGTCGGTTGGGGATTAGTTTCTCTTTCAATTATGGAATCGTGACGAATGCAACAAGCTATTGCATGGCAGGCATTGGTTTTTTAACGATCGTATGCTCCTGCTTGGGGAATATGATGGGTTACCGGAGGTGGTGAACGTGCAGCTGCATTCCTTGGAAACTTGGGAGGTTGTGTGGCGGCTGCCACCACAGGTTCGAATTGAATAGTCCATGATCCTCATCGAAACCTCAATGGGGCAATTTCTGCACGCTGACCAATTTTCACTATAGCACCATCTACTAGATCAATGGATTAAGGTGGTTATGGATCTCAATCGACAACTGTGGtcttcactactagcaaaaacaGCAACCCACACTGATTTTATACACATTGACATTCACACTGATTAAATATCAGTATGATTTGATTTCTAGATACAGATATCAGTGTAAATTGATCAACTGGACCCTACATAGAACACTATTGCCAACTAAAATCAGTGTGACATAAAATTTCTCACAGATGTCTGTGTGTTCCACATATTTATCCGATACTGATATCTGTGAGAAATGTTTTACACACTGATAACGGAGggtaataataaaaatatcatttattaaataattttatACTCACAGACATCTGTGAGAAAGGTTTTCCACACGGATATTTGTGAgtgataataaaaatataatttatttattaattttaaacTCATAAATATCTGTAACTATGGTTTTACACACAGATAAACCCATAGATAAAAATATCATTTATCAAATAATTTTGTGCTCACAGACATCTATTTACACATGGATATCTGtgagtaataataaaatataattgatttttattaattttaaacTCATAGATATCTGTAACTATGGTTTTACACACAGATAACTGCGggtaataataaaaatatcatttattaaataattttgtGCTCACAGACATTTGTTAGAAAGCTTTTACACACGGATATTTGTgagtaataataaaaatataatttatttttattaattttaaacTCATAGATATCTGTAACTATGGTTTTACACATAGATAACTGCGggtaataataaaaatatcatttattaaataattttgtGCTCACAGACATCTGTTAGAAAGCTTTTACACACGGATATTTGTgagtaataataaaaatataatttatttttattaattttaaacTCATAGATATCTGTAACTATGGTTTTACACACAGATAACTGTGggtaataataaaaatatcatttattaaataattttgtGCTCACAGACATTTGTTAAAAAGCTtttacacacggatatctgtgagtaataataaaagtataatttatttttattaattttaaacTCATAGATATCTGTAACTATGGTTTTACACATAGATAACTGTGggtaataataaaaatatcatttattaaataattttgtGCTCACAGACATCTGTTAGAAAGTTTTtaagggaaatgatggaaaaggtcATTTTAGAGAGTGAAATGATAATAAGGACACATAGTTTTCCATTTGATAAAAAGGTCCACTGTGAAttgttattaatattagtttAGTCCTTATGAATAATGAGGTCATGTTACAAAATGTCAGTTTCTAATTTTTATCATTCCGATTCTGCCCCTAAggtaataaacatttataaccttccatttcaaaatctgcgagctcaaattttctctctcctttgatCAGAAAGCTTCCGGTTCGATTTGTTCAGAGATCTCTTTCCGATGTTCTTTCTTCGCCGCCCTCTCCGTCGGAAGCTTCCGATTTAGTTTTGTGCCTCTGCGACGATCTGAAATCTCACTTTTGAGTGGTTTTGGAGCTTCCGCAGCTCTTCTCTTTTTCTGGATCTTTGGCTTCGTCGGTGTTCGTCTTGATCACGTTattgtgttcttcttcttcgtcgaaTCAGTGCTTAGTTACAGTCTCTgtatttcttcctctctctctctggttttcTCTGATTTGATTGGTAAGCCTTCTCTCtgtgaatttgtttgttttggattttgcagtgtttttttgttgtttgtgttaaattgttgaattgttcgttttggattactttgttcttctccttcgtcGACTCAATTctatgttgaattgttgatgaTGTTTTGTGCTATTGCGGTACTATATTTGTTCTATACTGTGTTTTTTTTATCAGTGACATAGCCAGTTACATTTTTAATACTGCTGTTTTGTTCAGGCTTTAACAGTTACTTTGACAGTGACTTGTTTGTGTTGATTCTGTTGATTTTCTTAGTAGTGACATGGATagtgattttgttttattcttgtGCAGTTGTTATGGATACTAGCTAGCTATGTTGTCAAGTTTATTTATTCTGGTGAAGCAGCGACAGTTCCATTGTTGCATAATTGGTCGTTTGTTGACCTATGCAATTCAATACGCTCTCGTTTTCTGGATTTGATTCAAGGAAATTTCATGTTGAGGTACATTATTCCTCCGGATTCTAGTTCATGTTTCTAGAGAGTGAAGTTGATATGAGAATGATTTTTAGGAATTTGGTTCGTTACAATTCTGATTTCGGTGAAGTGTTTGTGACTGATTTGCCTTCTATTAGTGAAAGCGTGGTGAGTAATACAGTGTGTGAGGATTCTAGTACCATGCTTGAGGAGAATGATTATTTGGGGTGTTATAGGGCAGAGGCACCGAAGAGTTATATGACGAAAGGTTGGGAGAGTTATATTCATTCTGAAGGCCAAAAGTTTGAGGGTGGGGTTGTTGAGTTTAGAGATAAGCTGCGTAAGTATGCCATAGAAATTGGTTTTTCATATGAGTTTGTTAGAAATGACAAGGTTCCTGTTATTGCTCAGTGTTCAAAGAAACATTCTCAGGGCTGCAATTGGCTTGTGAAGGCTTATTTATGCAGGGTTAATGGTTTCTTTATGATTAAAAGGTTGGTTAATGTTCACACTTGTCATGGTGTGATTCGTTTGCAGAAGAGTAAGATGATGGGATCCAAGGTTGTCAAGTCTATTGTGCTTGATAAGATTCGTGCGAATCCAAACAAAAAGCCAATTGATATAGCTGATGAGATCAAGAGTGATTATGGTTTGGATGTTCCTTATCGTACAGTTTGGTATGGTACGGAGTTGGCAAAAACAGCCCTGCATGGTGATGAAGCTGAGTGTTATGCTCAGCTACTTTGGTTCAGTGAGTCTGTTATGAAGTCAAACCCCGACTCTAGGATAGTGGTTGAGTTTCATCGAGAAACACACAGGTTTCAGCGTATGTTTGTGACCTATGGTGTATGGATGAAGGGTTTCCAATTTTGTAGACCTATTCTTTTTATTGATGCTACATTCATTACCAACAAGTACAAGGGGCAGATTATTACTGCATCGGCAAAGGATGCCAATCAAGGTTGAATCTCCTTCATtatttctagttttttatttttcttgctaCTGACATTGTCAGTTACATGTTCATTGACAGTTACATGTCCAATGACTTAAATGTTCTGTGATTTGGATGACATGTctctggccatgtcactgtcaagtAATATGCAGTTATGTCagcgacatggtcagtgacattaaCAGCTACATGACAGTGAcatcattttatttttctgttcaGGCTTGTATCCAGTTGCTTATGCTATTGTGGATTCTGAAAATGAGAGTAATTGGAGATTTTTTCTTGAGGTTTTGGCTAAAGAGTTTGCAAAACACCCTATGAGGAGGGTGACGTTCATTTCTGATCGTCATGTTGGCCTTGTTAGTGCTTTCCCTAGGGTGTTTCCCAATAATCCACATGGGTTTTGTTTTAGACATCTGATGGCTAACCTTTCTGACAAATTTCCAACTGGTTCTTACCTTAAGGATCGGATTCCTTACTTGTTTATGTGTTGTGATTATTCTCGCACACCAGAGATGTATGAGTTCAACATGGAAATCTTGAGGAGTGAAGGTGGCGACATAGTTGCTCAATTTCTGGAGGATCTTCCCAAGGAGAATTGGTGTATGGCTTACTTTAACGGCGAAAGATTTGGTGAAATGACAAATAACTTGGctgagtctttcaataattgggTGTTGCCTTTGAAGAGTCTTCCTATTCTTGATATTAATGATGGGATTAGAGTGAAGTCCATGGCTTCAATTGCTGCTCGGAAGCAGGATGCTCAAGAATGGTTCTCTGAGTTGTGCCCGGTGATTGAAAAGAAGCTGAAGGAGAATTTGGAAGTCAGAAGGCATTGGAGAGTGAGCAGGTATGATACCTATGTGTATGAAGTTCATTGCCAGAAGTACAATAGCATGGTAAATTTGGAAACTCACTTTTGTTCCCATGCCCTTGTAGTGATCCGACAACATGGTTCTTCCCCGTATTTGTATGTCAATGAGCTGTACAAGGTGGAGAAATATCGAGAAACTTATTCTTTCCCAATTAATCCTCTTCCCTCTATTTCGAAGCAAGTGCATGATTTTGGTAGAGATGCGGTGATATTGCAGCCTCCTTTGACTAGAAGACCACCGGGAAGGCCTAGAAAGAAGAGGTTCAGAAAAAGGAGCGAGCAAACCAGGGTGATCAAGTGTGGTAGGTGCGGAAAATGTGATGGTCACAACAGAAAGAGTTGTACAGCTCCGATATAGGTTATATTCTGCTTACATGCTTTTAACAGTGACATGGCAAGTGACATAGCAAGTGACTCCAATACagtttgaaattttgttttgatttttcatttttttcaataaatgatAAGAAGTGCTTACtcattggaatttttttttgactATGAGACAGTGTAtctactttcttcttttataaaTTCTTCAGTATTCTGTGTCCTACAGGTTTTTAATAGTTACATGTACAGTGACATAACCATTTTCTTTAGATTTACATTGACTTGTCCATTGACATTAGTTTTTAGTTATCTTGGCAGTTTCTTGTTCAATGacttgtagttggatcattgcaTATAGATTTGGTTATTGGCAGCGGAACGCTGCCGTTgcggtgcagcggcacgctgcaaATGCTCTTTGGTGCTGCTTCAGgtttttcttctacttcttcttgCTCTTCAAAATCTTTTACCTTCTTTACTTTCTGTTTTTTGCTAATAACTTTTGAAGAACCCTTCTTTGGTGACtgttctacttcttcttcttctgtttcttcttgtcttttttttttatatttcaatcTCTTCAGTGatggttcttctttttcttcttcatcttctgtttcttcctctctcctttttttttgatttcttcaagctctTCTTCGAATTCTTCTTTCTGTGTATTGTTTGATTGTCTTATTCATCTTCTAATTCCACCTCTTGGTAGTCTTCGTTATCATCACTTggttccctttcttttctttttgttcttgtcaTTTCTGATGTTTAAATTCTGTTGAAAAAATAAGAAGGTTAGCATTGAGTTTGCAGTTACATAATCAGTTACTTGGCGAGATACATATATTGTAAGTTACATGGTTGCCAGTTACATATGTTGTAAGTTACAtaatcagttacttggccagttacataatcggttacttggccagttacatgatcagttacacacatgtaagttacatggccagttacatgatcagttacatgcatGTAAGTTACATGGacagttacatggccagttacatgatcagttacatgcatgtaagttacatggccagttacatggacagttacatggccagttacattgccagttacatgatcagttatatacatgtaagttacatggccagttacttgatcagttacatggccagttacatgatcagttacatgatcacTGACCAGTTTCATTATCTGAGCCTATAAAATATGTATTTGCAGTAGCAGAATTTCCATTCAAGTAAAGCCTAAAGCCTAAACAGCATCACATACAGTCATTATCTCCACATAAATGGTAATGACTATGTATCAAATCACGCCAAAATTGAAATAGAGCCACTCCAAAATGAAATGATACCCACTCAGTAGCCTATGTCACTGGCTATGTCACAGCGTCAAACTAAATTTTTAAGACAATCACTGATCAT contains these protein-coding regions:
- the LOC112177764 gene encoding uncharacterized protein LOC112177764, whose protein sequence is MIFRNLVRYNSDFGEVFVTDLPSISESVVSNTVCEDSSTMLEENDYLGCYRAEAPKSYMTKGWESYIHSEGQKFEGGVVEFRDKLRKYAIEIGFSYEFVRNDKVPVIAQCSKKHSQGCNWLVKAYLCRVNGFFMIKRLVNVHTCHGVIRLQKSKMMGSKVVKSIVLDKIRANPNKKPIDIADEIKSDYGLDVPYRTVWYGTELAKTALHGDEAECYAQLLWFSESVMKSNPDSRIVVEFHRETHRFQRMFVTYGVWMKGFQFCRPILFIDATFITNKYKGQIITASAKDANQGLYPVAYAIVDSENESNWRFFLEVLAKEFAKHPMRRVTFISDRHVGLVSAFPRVFPNNPHGFCFRHLMANLSDKFPTGSYLKDRIPYLFMCCDYSRTPEMYEFNMEILRSEGGDIVAQFLEDLPKENWCMAYFNGERFGEMTNNLAESFNNWVLPLKSLPILDINDGIRVKSMASIAARKQDAQEWFSELCPVIEKKLKENLEVRRHWRVSRYDTYVYEVHCQKYNSMVNLETHFCSHALVVIRQHGSSPYLYVNELYKVEKYRETYSFPINPLPSISKQVHDFGRDAVILQPPLTRRPPGRPRKKRFRKRSEQTRVIKCGRCGKCDGHNRKSCTAPI